One Primulina tabacum isolate GXHZ01 chromosome 10, ASM2559414v2, whole genome shotgun sequence DNA segment encodes these proteins:
- the LOC142504958 gene encoding uncharacterized protein LOC142504958 produces MIDQDGDSLPKPETDWTTDEVQNSNYNSKALNAIFTTVDMNMFSFITNCTSAKNAWDTLQRHCEGSESVRQTRPRMLTSKFEMMRMEESENILDYDRGLWEIANEAFSLGDPISNERLLSKFLRSLPERFNIKICAIDEAKDTT; encoded by the coding sequence ATGATAGATCAAGATGGTGACAGCTTGCCAAAACCGGAAACTGACTGGACTACCGATGAAGTGCAGAACTCGAATTATAACTCAAAGGCATTAAATGCAATATTTACTACAGTCGACATGAACATGTTCAGTTTTATCACAAACTGTACTTCTGCTAAGAATGCATGGGATACTCTCCAACGACACTGTGAAGGTTCTGAGAGTGTGCGACAAACAAGACCGAGGATGCTTACATCCAAGttcgagatgatgaggatggaagAATCTGAAAACATACTGGATTATGATCGTGGCCTATGGGAAATTGCTAATGAGGCGTTCAGCCTTGGAGACCCCATCTCCAATGAACGATTACTTAGTAAGTTTCTCCGTTCTTTGCCTGAaagattcaacataaaaatttgtgCTATAGATGAGGCCAAGGACACGACTTAG
- the LOC142505085 gene encoding phosphatidylinositol 4-phosphate 5-kinase 9-like — protein MSDPVAFVNDVERALSLSDRTKSLDLRVSGDKSCVVELNGEVSHSSEINGFQSGEIILPNRDSYSGSLHGNIPEGSGNYAWSDGCKYEGEWRCGVRHGYGKLQWSSGAIYEGEFSGGYMHGTGTYVKSDNTTYKGRWRLNLKHGLGHQSFPNGDIFEGSWIRGTPEGEGKYAWANGNMYLGNMKGGKMSGKGTLTWTNGDSFEGRWLNGMMHGFGVYKWSNGSCYVGTWTQGLKDGKGTFYPKVNRLPASQRLYLNTLRKQGLLPDLRKQNQVSIIHHETSLDMGNLMFGGNQSSGQNSSNKLSSESLMNLEQSNSTNVTLERRWSLEVSIERLLGHRRSSSMSDTDILEAGDEEDVKAPILEREYMQGVLISELVLSNHFSLSSKREKRRQKRLARDIKRPGEQIIKGHRSYDLMLSLQLGIRYTVGKITPIQRREVRATDFGPRASFWMTFPKEGSQLTPPHQSEDFKWKDYCPMVFRNLREMFKIDAADYMVSICGNDALRELSSPGKSGSVFLLSQDDRFMIKTLRKSEVKVLLQMLPNYHSHVRRYDNTLITKFFGLHRIIPSGGQKFRFVVMGNMFCTELRIHRRFDLKGSTLGRSADKVEIDENTILKDLDLNYCFYLEPSWRDDLLQQIETDSKFLESEHIMDYSLLLGVHYRAPQHLRSLMSHSKHASIDGLGIVAEDESMDDDLSPQGLVLVPRGSDDDSIVVGPHIRGNRLRASSSTGDEEVDLLLPGTARLQIQLGVNMPARAELIPGNGNTQLFHEVYDVVLYLGIIDILQAYNMSKKIEHTYKSIQFDSDLISAVDPTFYSERFLAFIKKVFPPNALGS, from the exons ATGTCTGACCCTGTGGCCTTTGTTAATGATGTTGAAAGGGCACTCAGTTTGTCTGATAGGACAAAATCTCTTGATTTGAGAGTTTCGGGTGATAAAAGCTGTGTCGTTGAATTAAATGGAGAGGTTTCACATTCTTCAGAAATCAATGGCTTCCAAAGTGGAGAGATCATATTGCCCAATAGGGACTCATATTCCGGATCCCTGCATGGAAATATACCCGAGGGTTCTGGGAACTATGCGTGGTCTGATGGTTGCAAATATGAGGGCGAGTGGAGATGTGGGGTGAGGCATGGATATGGAAAGCTTCAGTGGTCATCTGGAGCCATTTACGAGGGTGAGTTTTCAGGTGGTTATATGCATGGTACTGGTACGTATGTTAAATCTGACAATACGACCTATAAGGGTCGGTGGCGTTTGAATTTGAAACATGGTTTGGGGCATCAAAGTTTTCCCAATGGAGATATCTTTGAAGGATCATGGATACGAGGAACCCCCGAAGGAGAGGGTAAGTATGCATGGGCCAACGGCAATATGTATTTGGGAAATATGAAGGGTGGAAAAATGTCGGGGAAGGGGACTCTTACTTGGACCAACGGGGATTCATTTGAAGGAAGATGGCTAAATGGTATGATGCATGGATTTGGTGTATACAAGTGGAGCAATGGTAGTTGCTATGTTGGAACTTGGACTCAGGGGTTGAAGGATGGTAAAGGTACGTTCTACCCAAAAGTTAACAGGCTTCCAGCCAGTCAGCGATTGTACCTTAACACTCTGAGAAAGCAAGGGTTGCTACCTGATTTGAGAAAACAGAACCAGGTTTCAATTATTCATCATGAAACATCATTAGATATGGGAAATTTAATGTTCGGGGGGAACCAAAGTTCTGGTCAGAATTCATCCAACAAACTATCCAGTGAGAGCTTAATGAATCTGGAACAATCTAACTCAACAAATGTTACGCTGGAACGGCGTTGGAGTCTTGAAGTATCCATTGAGAGACTTTTGGGTCACCGTAGGTCATCCAGCATGTCTGATACTGATATTTTAGAAGCCGGAGATGAGGAGGATGTGAAAGCTCCAATCTTGGAAAGAGAGTACATGCAAGGGGTTCTGATCAGTGAGCTTGTATTGAGCAATCACTTTTCATTATCATCTAAACGAGAAAAAAGACGACAAAAGAGACTTGCAAGGGATATAAAGAGACCTGGAGAACAAATTATCAAAGGCCATAGGAGCTATGATTTGATGCTAAGCCTTCAGCTTGGAATCAG ATACACTGTGGGGAAAATCACCCCCATACAAAGGCGAGAAGTTCGGGCAACTGACTTTGGTCCACGTGCCAGTTTTTGGATGACTTTTCCAAAAGAAGGTTCACAACTGACACCACCACATCAATCTGAGGATTTTAAGTGGAAAGATTATTGCCCAATGGTTTTCAG GAACCTGCGAGAGATGTTTAAAATTGATGCTGCTGACTACATGGTGTCCATATGTGGAAATGATGCCTTGAGAGAACTTTCATCTCCTGGAAAGAGTGGCAGTGTCTTTCTACTGTCTCAAGATGATCGTTTCATGATCAAGACATTACGAAAATCTGAAGTGAAG GTTCTGCTGCAAATGCTACCGAACTATCATAGTCACGTGCGCAGATATGATAACACTCTTATCACTAAATTTTTTGGTCTTCACCGAATTATACCTTCTGGTGGTCAAAAG TTTCGATTTGTGGTGATGGGGAATATGTTCTGTACAGAGTTAAGAATCCATCGAAGATTTGATCTCAAAGGGTCTACATTGGGACGCTCTGCTGATAAGGTCGAAATTGATGAGAATACCATACTCAAAGATCTTGATTTAAATTACTGCTTTTACCTGGAACCTTCTTGGCGTGATGACCTCTTACA ACAGATTGAAACAGATAGTAAATTCTTGGAATCAGAGCACATAATGGATTACAGCCTCTTGCTAGGCGTTCATTACCGAGCACCTCAACACCTACGTTCTCTTATGTCTCATAGTAAGCATGCTTCGATTGATGGATTGGGGATTGTTGCAGAAGATG AGTCTATGGACGATGACTTATCTCCTCAAGGCCTCGTCTTGGTCCCTCGTGGTTCTGATGACGATAGCATCGTTGTGGGACCTCATATTAGAGGCAACCGGTTGCGAGCATCCTCTTCAACCGGGGATGAGGAAGTTGACCTTCTGCTTCCTGGTACAGCAAG ACTCCAAATCCAACTTGGAGTAAATATGCCTGCAAGAGCAGAGCTCATACCTGGGAATGGCAACACACAGTTGTTTCACGAGGTGTATGATGTCGTCTTGTATCTAGGCATTATCGATATCCTGCAAGCATACAACATGAGTAAGAAGATCGAACATACATACAAATCTATTCAgttcgattcagatttgatatccGCAGTCGACCCTACATTCTACTCCGAGCGCTTTTTAGCCTTCATTAAGAAGGTTTTTCCACCAAATGCACTGGGAAGTTAG